One Desulfobulbaceae bacterium DNA window includes the following coding sequences:
- a CDS encoding DUF5011 domain-containing protein, producing MAEMHKTKSGDWQTKCIDCHDPHLQGQLDWAIIDPSLKPDLYLATGKRGNGIVDYDPGTNTTTFDYTEADAQSAWLDPALWAAKSGATRGLILTIEDPSGSITFEVNSAVETNPIVQGTGNGAGTIEVQGEVPASFSSGSSFALLYGQLIRQQIVTPNTSVMNVKFFDPGITYSSGLVGGPADPLGATPEGICQVCHYYSRYHNYDRQQPDPAHIDFPDGARIPVTAHNQDTACHECHGTAEGFKPINADHTFMTSAGTTCANCHLASEDFVVDTHSGTCGTCHIEAPTLLETVITGTSGKWPSTPHAAGNCYDCHDNDGPGPDDITTDFTNHPKAFDSDGNPVNGFDGHDGQLLSTTTCTNNCHFHSNDSGGTRVPKDIVAEIHTGSPTPSDPCIKCHELVELSPGTYSGTQLTAKGTYSGSGKLIGSATAGQGDCANCHTAIATNWKNHPKQASHAGQVDDTGTALCFRCHQYNPSSPELIIDIVHANNCGNCHDGLNQGALRSLAASNGVGDCTNCHGSEFYLHDTSQFRTFNHQTYGLVTPEPVGSAVECMLCHNEGSSNPGGADMIYDVHSPILAPLEVPDPNFNVCAYCHDDQGFLIGSAAGHGVADLNGSPNTCSTCHTDHASGHPSHTIVGMNGTLVDIPSCVSCHDGEKTTVVHNNKCLLCHEALFRQQIATMRLGLPDPVTAGDLDGHLDCLECHTKLDNSFFSADSRTTGYKLGHSKVSDHLGKVDNVPGCSSCHDGEPLYDVHWGFGGILCGNCHTQTGELQGSASGRGTGKPAVGTDNDCMDCHGAFAQHSTLPIDLSHTLEVSLTPSCGITGCHAEADLVVGIHDLNGCATCHDSSRSTNVDPGSTVTDNVSTGLIATVTGSVDVGAVGAYIVSYDVVDDAGNPATQATRTVNVIP from the coding sequence ATGGCAGAAATGCATAAAACAAAGTCTGGCGACTGGCAGACAAAATGTATTGACTGTCACGATCCGCACTTACAGGGCCAGCTCGATTGGGCTATTATTGATCCCTCTTTAAAGCCTGATTTGTACCTGGCGACCGGAAAACGTGGCAACGGAATAGTTGATTATGATCCCGGAACCAACACAACCACATTTGATTATACGGAAGCAGATGCCCAGAGTGCCTGGCTTGATCCGGCTCTTTGGGCCGCAAAATCAGGCGCAACTAGAGGCCTGATTCTTACTATTGAAGATCCGAGTGGCAGCATCACTTTTGAAGTTAACAGCGCCGTCGAAACAAACCCCATAGTTCAGGGAACAGGCAATGGAGCGGGAACGATAGAGGTTCAAGGAGAGGTACCAGCCTCCTTTTCTTCCGGTTCATCCTTTGCACTACTATACGGTCAATTAATACGCCAACAAATTGTCACCCCTAACACCAGCGTCATGAATGTGAAGTTTTTTGATCCCGGCATCACCTATTCATCTGGTTTGGTTGGTGGCCCTGCTGATCCGCTAGGAGCCACCCCCGAAGGCATATGTCAGGTCTGCCACTACTACTCACGATACCATAACTATGACCGCCAACAGCCAGACCCTGCACACATTGATTTTCCTGACGGCGCCAGAATCCCAGTTACTGCGCATAACCAAGATACCGCCTGTCATGAGTGCCATGGAACCGCAGAAGGATTTAAACCGATTAATGCAGATCACACCTTTATGACCAGTGCGGGAACAACCTGTGCCAACTGCCACTTAGCCAGTGAAGACTTTGTTGTAGATACCCATAGCGGAACCTGTGGAACTTGCCATATAGAAGCACCAACTCTTCTCGAAACGGTAATAACTGGTACAAGTGGTAAATGGCCAAGTACACCCCATGCCGCCGGCAACTGCTATGACTGTCATGACAACGATGGCCCAGGACCTGACGATATCACCACAGACTTCACCAACCATCCCAAAGCCTTCGACAGCGACGGCAACCCAGTTAACGGCTTTGACGGCCATGATGGTCAACTGCTGAGCACTACTACCTGCACAAACAACTGTCATTTCCACTCAAACGACTCTGGGGGAACTCGTGTTCCTAAGGATATTGTTGCTGAGATCCACACCGGCAGCCCAACGCCTTCAGACCCCTGCATTAAGTGCCACGAGCTCGTAGAATTAAGCCCGGGCACCTATTCCGGCACCCAGCTTACCGCCAAAGGGACCTATAGCGGTTCCGGAAAACTTATTGGTTCTGCAACTGCCGGCCAGGGTGATTGCGCAAACTGCCACACTGCCATCGCCACAAACTGGAAAAACCATCCCAAGCAGGCATCACACGCAGGCCAGGTTGACGACACTGGAACCGCCCTTTGTTTCCGCTGCCACCAGTACAACCCAAGTTCTCCAGAACTTATCATAGATATTGTTCATGCCAACAATTGTGGAAACTGCCATGACGGTTTAAACCAGGGAGCCTTGCGAAGCCTCGCAGCAAGCAATGGAGTTGGTGACTGTACCAACTGCCACGGCTCCGAATTCTATCTGCATGACACCAGCCAATTCAGGACTTTTAACCACCAGACTTACGGCTTAGTCACGCCAGAACCGGTAGGCTCTGCAGTGGAATGTATGCTCTGTCATAACGAAGGTTCAAGCAACCCTGGCGGGGCCGACATGATTTATGATGTCCATTCACCGATACTGGCCCCCCTCGAAGTTCCCGACCCTAATTTTAATGTCTGTGCTTACTGCCATGACGATCAGGGTTTCCTTATCGGCAGTGCAGCCGGGCACGGTGTTGCCGATCTTAACGGCAGCCCCAATACCTGCTCAACCTGCCATACTGACCATGCTTCCGGTCACCCAAGTCACACCATAGTCGGCATGAATGGCACCTTGGTTGACATACCCAGTTGCGTCAGCTGCCATGACGGCGAGAAAACAACCGTAGTTCATAACAACAAATGTCTGTTATGCCATGAGGCCCTATTCCGTCAACAAATTGCCACCATGAGGCTGGGGCTTCCTGACCCTGTTACAGCCGGAGATCTTGACGGCCATCTTGACTGTCTTGAATGTCATACTAAACTCGACAACTCATTTTTCTCTGCCGACTCACGGACTACAGGATACAAACTAGGTCATTCGAAAGTCAGTGACCATCTTGGTAAGGTCGACAACGTCCCAGGCTGCAGCAGCTGTCACGACGGGGAACCTCTCTATGACGTTCACTGGGGCTTTGGAGGTATTCTCTGTGGAAACTGTCACACCCAAACTGGCGAGCTGCAAGGCAGTGCCAGCGGTCGCGGAACAGGCAAACCTGCTGTTGGCACCGACAATGACTGCATGGACTGTCATGGCGCCTTTGCTCAACACAGCACCTTACCCATCGATCTCAGCCACACTCTGGAAGTCAGCCTGACACCAAGCTGCGGAATTACCGGCTGTCACGCTGAAGCCGATCTTGTTGTTGGCATCCATGACCTCAACGGCTGCGCTACCTGTCACGATTCCAGCCGGTCAACCAATGTTGATCCGGGCTCAACAGTGACAGATAACGTCTCTACCGGCCTCATTGCCACAGTGACTGGCTCTGTTGATGTCGGCGCTGTTGGAGCATATATCGTCTCCTATGACGTTGTTGACGATGCCGGAAACCCCGCGACCCAGGCAACCCGAACAGTGAACGTCATTCCATGA
- a CDS encoding helix-turn-helix domain-containing protein, with the protein MEKEEFQQIRKELDKTQKELAALLGVSIKTMHSYEQGWRKIPAHAERQILFLLSRNRTPEGSLKPCWVIKNCPPKRKKLCPAWEFQAGKLCWFINGTICECSAQSDWHKKMEICKECEVIRSFLPKR; encoded by the coding sequence GTGGAAAAGGAAGAATTCCAGCAGATTCGCAAAGAACTCGATAAAACCCAAAAAGAGTTAGCCGCGCTGCTTGGCGTTTCAATTAAAACAATGCACAGTTATGAGCAAGGCTGGCGAAAAATACCCGCCCATGCCGAACGGCAGATACTTTTCCTGCTCTCACGAAACCGTACTCCAGAGGGTTCCCTCAAGCCATGCTGGGTAATCAAAAACTGTCCACCTAAAAGAAAGAAACTTTGCCCAGCCTGGGAGTTTCAAGCCGGGAAACTATGCTGGTTCATCAACGGTACGATTTGCGAGTGCAGTGCCCAGAGCGATTGGCATAAAAAAATGGAAATCTGTAAAGAGTGCGAAGTCATTAGGTCCTTCTTGCCAAAGAGATAA
- a CDS encoding NAD(P)-dependent oxidoreductase, with product MRIEDNKKKVGLLLGGSGLIGGSLTHYFKTHVDQDIEVLAPNSKKLSLRVAQDIKQYLTKIKPDFIINAAIASIDSGPLIAMETNYIATVNLAKAAIKLNIPYIHISSAATMPHGDNLDEDQLLELQPTMSNYPKSKLMAELTLKHLGESEGLDYTVIRLAVVYGKHDHKIQGFHRLFLSVADHAVPFMMTQKGVKHSSSNTKKLPPFILHVLNNRDEFSGQTYNFVDPEPVELAQIILTIKSYLQLNLPKEIYIPYSIAITAKTWLKWLMRKLSIISIEARMPAELIFLENFYHSQTLSSAKIAASSYGLVDKDTTVFTELPHMIEYYLTRWEHLNLIETYNESFYLPKTQTNAFINDPQNILDLVKANRSEIITDFSDLNGS from the coding sequence ATGCGCATCGAAGACAACAAGAAAAAAGTAGGCCTGTTGCTCGGAGGCTCAGGTCTTATCGGCGGCTCCCTCACCCATTACTTTAAAACCCACGTCGACCAGGACATTGAGGTACTGGCGCCAAACAGCAAAAAACTCAGCCTGCGCGTTGCCCAAGACATTAAGCAATATCTGACAAAAATAAAGCCCGATTTTATTATCAACGCGGCAATTGCCTCAATTGATTCCGGGCCGCTCATAGCAATGGAGACCAACTACATTGCCACTGTAAATCTTGCCAAAGCAGCCATTAAGCTCAATATTCCCTACATCCACATCAGCTCTGCAGCCACAATGCCGCATGGGGATAACCTTGACGAGGACCAGTTGCTAGAGCTTCAGCCAACTATGAGTAATTACCCAAAATCAAAACTCATGGCCGAGCTAACACTCAAGCACTTGGGGGAATCAGAAGGCCTGGATTACACCGTGATTCGCTTAGCAGTGGTTTATGGCAAACATGACCACAAGATACAAGGTTTTCATCGCCTGTTTCTCTCTGTCGCTGACCATGCAGTCCCTTTCATGATGACCCAGAAAGGGGTAAAGCATTCATCTTCGAACACAAAAAAACTGCCGCCATTCATTCTGCACGTGTTGAACAATCGAGATGAGTTCTCCGGCCAAACCTATAATTTTGTAGACCCGGAACCTGTGGAACTGGCCCAGATTATTCTCACTATAAAATCGTACCTCCAGCTAAACCTGCCTAAAGAGATATATATTCCATACTCGATTGCCATAACCGCCAAGACATGGCTTAAATGGCTTATGCGCAAACTCAGTATCATCAGCATTGAGGCTCGAATGCCCGCTGAGCTTATATTCTTAGAAAATTTTTACCATAGCCAGACTCTTTCATCGGCCAAGATTGCAGCATCCAGCTATGGGTTAGTCGATAAAGACACGACAGTTTTCACTGAACTCCCACATATGATAGAGTATTATTTAACCAGATGGGAACATCTCAATCTCATTGAAACCTATAACGAGTCCTTTTATCTTCCGAAAACACAGACCAACGCCTTTATCAACGATCCCCAGAATATATTGGATCTTGTCAAAGCAAATCGGAGCGAAATCATTACTGATTTTTCAGATCTGAACGGCTCCTAA
- the holA gene encoding DNA polymerase III subunit delta — MATYKRNDIDKMLKAAGQGKVSNLYLLVGDRYLCSQVADRLISQLVPDQAARQPVSLIDGNHEDPVKTLASLKTYSLFPGKQITRVSDTRLFHSKAVAQAITKPPEINSLNDPVTSPEGSVESQAPEKDPADLFREAFEAGIPENNILILLAEAADKRKKLYKFIDKNGVVADLSVEGGSSKAARTDQEAVLRSLISETLTEFGKQIEPQAVTVLLERVGFHPVAVVRETEKLALYAGENPVVTLQSVREIVGRTREDALFELTEAYSEQQLIKALVITQRLFNDGVHPLVLVSGLRNHLKKLLLVRSIQESEPPSYVPNMSYAVFQKGYLPELKVAKEEWIGLLPVHPYALFMMFNKAGQNSIASLAEKLAELLKVEHCLKSSSVSPQIFFERFLWKSLTVK; from the coding sequence ATGGCAACCTATAAAAGAAACGATATAGATAAAATGCTGAAAGCGGCGGGCCAGGGGAAGGTTAGTAATCTTTATCTGCTGGTTGGTGATCGGTATTTGTGTAGTCAGGTCGCCGACCGGCTTATTTCCCAGCTTGTTCCTGATCAAGCTGCCAGACAGCCTGTTAGCCTGATCGACGGAAACCATGAAGACCCAGTTAAAACTCTGGCCTCTCTGAAGACCTACAGCCTGTTTCCAGGAAAACAGATAACTCGCGTTTCCGATACACGTCTTTTTCATTCGAAGGCGGTTGCTCAGGCTATTACAAAGCCTCCGGAGATAAACTCGTTGAATGATCCGGTGACTTCCCCGGAGGGCAGTGTTGAAAGCCAGGCCCCAGAAAAAGATCCGGCAGATCTTTTTAGAGAGGCCTTTGAGGCGGGAATACCTGAGAACAACATACTTATTCTTCTGGCTGAGGCAGCTGATAAACGGAAAAAGCTGTATAAGTTTATTGACAAAAACGGTGTTGTGGCGGATCTTTCTGTGGAGGGGGGCAGTTCCAAGGCGGCTCGTACGGATCAGGAAGCAGTACTGAGATCCTTGATCAGTGAAACGTTGACAGAGTTTGGCAAGCAAATAGAACCGCAGGCGGTAACGGTGCTTTTGGAGCGGGTCGGATTTCATCCGGTCGCTGTGGTTAGGGAAACGGAAAAACTCGCCTTGTATGCAGGGGAGAATCCTGTTGTAACCTTGCAAAGCGTCAGGGAGATTGTTGGTAGAACTCGTGAGGATGCCCTGTTTGAACTCACTGAGGCCTACTCTGAACAACAGTTGATCAAGGCCCTTGTCATAACACAACGGCTGTTTAACGATGGCGTTCATCCCCTGGTTCTGGTTTCCGGCCTGCGTAATCATCTTAAAAAACTGCTGCTGGTTCGATCGATTCAGGAGTCAGAACCCCCGTCCTATGTGCCCAATATGAGCTATGCTGTTTTTCAAAAGGGTTATTTGCCGGAGTTGAAAGTTGCCAAAGAAGAGTGGATTGGGTTGTTGCCGGTTCACCCTTATGCCTTGTTCATGATGTTTAATAAAGCGGGGCAGAATTCAATAGCATCCTTGGCAGAAAAATTAGCTGAACTGCTGAAAGTAGAGCATTGTTTGAAGAGTTCATCTGTTTCCCCACAAATATTTTTCGAGAGGTTCTTATGGAAGAGTTTAACTGTCAAGTAG